From one Eriocheir sinensis breed Jianghai 21 chromosome 58, ASM2467909v1, whole genome shotgun sequence genomic stretch:
- the LOC126985077 gene encoding cytochrome P450 2L1-like isoform X1, giving the protein MLVEALLFGALIFLLWQSFRKPPGLPPGRWGLPLVGYIPLTRKSLEDQIQDLQKQHGDIFLWRMGTQVMVFLNDYKLVKEAFSRPEFTDRPDWETFKIFEDPAVGIGSSNGLLWHNNRRFTLRQLRDLGMGKSKLVETIQHQALEFRKSIAKQAGKAAPIPHDLHVAVVNVIWQMVASKQFDAEDPRLKKFVKLMRDFLVASNRFAFKDFLPWLEYLMPAFLFKILIKHAEIVAIKESFFTYFFEEIEHHRATLDPDNPRDLMDGYLLEMEERKDDPETTCSDQDLAFLVFDLFFAGSETTTNTFNWVSGYLAGYPNVQQKLHAEIDAVLPKGVLATLADKPKMPYLEAIVNEVMRLSSLVNFGVQHAASTNTELGGYTIPKGTILSSSVFAIQSDSRYWDQPEKFMPERWLDEAGKFVSKKEGFLPFGVGKRACPGESLARMELFIFLTTIYQNFSIAPPPGTTVDLTPDTSGFFFHLPKFNDLIFTARQ; this is encoded by the exons ATGTTGGTGGAGGCCCTGCTGTTCGGGGCGCTGATCTTCCTGCTGTGGCAGAGCTTCAGGAAGCCGCCCGGCCTGCCTCCAG GGAGGTGGGGCCTTCCCCTCGTGGGTTACATTCCTCTCACGAGGAAGTCCCTCGAGGATCAAATACAAGACCTCCAGAAACAGCACGGAGACATCTTCCT GTGGAGGATGGGGACGCAGGTGATGGTGTTCCTAAATGACTACAAGCTCGTCAAGGAAGCCTTCAGCCGGCCAGAGTTCACGGACAGGCCAGATTGGGAGACGTTCAAGATTTTCGAGGATCCCGCCGTGG GGATCGGCTCGAGCAATGGCCTTCTTTGGCACAACAACCGCCGCTTCACCTTACGGCAGCTTCGCGACCTTGGCATGGGCAAGTCCAAGCTGGTGGAGACGATTCAACACCAGGCGCTGGAGTTCAGGAAGAGCATCGCGAAACAGGCGGGGAAGGCGGCGCCGATCCCCCACGACCTACACGTGGCCGTGGTCAACGTGATCTGGCAGATGGTGGCAA GCAAGCAGTTTGACGCAGAAGATCCCAGATTGAAGAAGTTTGTAAAGCTCATGAGAGACTTTTTAGTCGCCTCTAACCGTTTCGCCTTCAAGGACTTCCTGCCGTGGCTCGAGTACCTCATGCCAGCTTTCCTCTTTAAGATCCTGATAAAGCATGCTGAGATTGTGGCCATCAAAGAGTCCTTCTTCACCTATTTCTTT GAGGAGATCGAGCACCACCGAGCCACGCTGGATCCTGACAACCCACGGGACCTGATGGACGGCTACCTGCTGGAGATGGAGGAGCGGAAGGACGACCCGGAGACGACCTGCAGCG ATCAAGACTTGGCTTTCCTTGTGTTTGACCTGTTTTTCGCCGGGAGTGAGACCACTACCAACACCTTCAACTGGGTCTCTGGCTACTTGGCAGGTTATCCCAACGTTCAACAGAAACTTCACGCTGAAATTGACGCCGTGTTGCCCAAGGGTGTTCTGGCCACCCTGGCAGATAAACCCAA AATGCCTTACCTGGAGGCAATAGTTAACGAGGTGATGAGGCTGTCTTCGCTGGTGAACTTTGGGGTGCAGCACGCTGCCAGCACAAACACTGAACTTGGAGGCTACACCATTCCCAAG GGAACGATCCTGAGCAGCTCAGTGTTTGCCATCCAGTCGGACAGCCGCTATTGGGACCAGCCTGAGAAGTTCATGCCCGAGCGATGGCTGGACGAGGCGGGGAAGTTTGTGTCCAAGAAGGAAGGTTTCTTGCCATTCGGCGTGG GGAAACGCGCTTGTCCTGGGGAGAGTCTGGCCCGCATGGAACTGTTCATCTTTCTTACCACTATCTACCAGAACTTCTCCATCGCCCCGCCGCCCGGCACGACCGTTGACCTGACACCGGATACCAGTGGCTTCTTCTTCCATTTGCCAAAGTTTAATGATCTCATCTTCACCGCCAGGCAATAA